One Vicinamibacterales bacterium genomic window carries:
- a CDS encoding response regulator has protein sequence MRVLIVDDEPTLRRMVRLTLEDLYEVHEAEDAARALEAVAAHGPFDVVLLDQKMPGMSGVALLAELRRIAPATRVVMLTAHASLDLASAALAGGASHFLAKPMTPALLRAAVAAARPPAPDATPAAAGRREHTITLNGFAIDAASRARVEKDGSATHVFTVSQVVGGWTMEADVHIARDAFRTSGRPDVAVAGRLAGLVARRALADRLWREGMLPGAEGLRLTGVTAEQLAAALRDDGP, from the coding sequence ATGCGAGTCCTGATCGTCGATGACGAACCCACACTTCGCCGGATGGTGCGGCTGACGCTGGAGGACCTCTACGAGGTGCACGAGGCCGAGGACGCCGCGCGGGCGCTCGAGGCCGTCGCGGCGCACGGCCCGTTCGACGTCGTGCTGCTCGATCAGAAGATGCCGGGCATGTCGGGCGTCGCACTCCTCGCGGAGCTGCGGCGCATCGCCCCGGCGACCCGGGTGGTGATGCTGACCGCTCACGCCTCGCTGGACCTGGCGTCGGCGGCGCTCGCGGGCGGCGCCAGCCACTTCCTGGCGAAGCCGATGACGCCGGCGCTGCTCCGGGCCGCCGTGGCCGCCGCCCGTCCGCCCGCGCCCGACGCCACCCCGGCCGCGGCGGGCCGCCGGGAGCACACGATCACGCTGAACGGGTTCGCCATCGACGCGGCGTCCCGTGCCAGGGTGGAGAAGGACGGGTCGGCCACGCACGTCTTCACCGTGTCGCAGGTCGTGGGCGGGTGGACGATGGAGGCGGACGTGCACATCGCCAGGGACGCGTTCAGGACGTCGGGCCGCCCTGACGTGGCCGTGGCGGGCCGGCTGGCGGGCCTCGTCGCCCGGCGAGCCCTGGCCGACCGGCTCTGGCGCGAGGGCATGCTGCCCGGCGCCGAGGGTCTCCGGCTCACCGGAGTCACCGCCGAGCAGCTCGCGGCCGCGCTGCGGGACGACGGGCCGTGA